In a single window of the Gemmatimonadales bacterium genome:
- a CDS encoding dihydroneopterin aldolase, whose protein sequence is MPNDAITLRGMRFHTLVGLLPHEEHIPQPLELDVTVFLSLRRVGVTDSPKALLDYRLLYRLVAEAVGTSHHRLLEGLCELVASKALALDNVARVRVAARKPHAPIPGPLESVEVVIERSREEAGPTA, encoded by the coding sequence ATGCCGAACGACGCGATCACGCTGCGGGGGATGCGGTTCCACACGCTGGTCGGCCTGCTGCCGCACGAAGAGCACATCCCGCAGCCGCTGGAGCTGGACGTCACCGTCTTCCTGTCGCTGCGGCGCGTGGGCGTCACCGATTCACCGAAGGCGCTGCTCGACTACCGGCTCCTCTACCGCCTGGTGGCCGAGGCGGTGGGCACCAGCCATCACCGCCTGCTCGAGGGCTTGTGCGAGCTGGTGGCCTCCAAGGCGCTGGCGCTCGACAACGTCGCGCGCGTCCGCGTGGCCGCCCGCAAGCCGCACGCCCCGATTCCCGGGCCGCTCGAGTCGGTCGAAGTGGTGATCGAGCGCTCCCGGGAGGAAGCCGGTCCAACCGCCTGA
- a CDS encoding DUF481 domain-containing protein: MHERLWLLVLGAAIAAPAVARSQTPAPAPAPAAAPAPPPPLVRTQIDLGFVSTSGNSSVRTLNVAEQLVVRPEPWKFTQTFSIVNGYTSGVETVNTLIAGLRADRAVSARLRVYALGDFTRNRFAGIARRFEEAAGLACGVLTGPTSVLDLEAGAGRIEQAGVAGPVQQFWTGRLAAHYKLNFTSRAFFEQKVEYLADVENPKNMLINTESALAAPISNNVGLKLGYVVHVANQPQPGFKKADTILSAGLQLSF; encoded by the coding sequence ATGCACGAACGCCTTTGGCTCCTCGTGCTGGGCGCGGCCATCGCCGCCCCGGCCGTGGCGCGGTCGCAGACGCCGGCTCCGGCGCCTGCGCCGGCCGCCGCACCCGCACCGCCGCCCCCGCTGGTGCGGACCCAGATCGACCTCGGATTCGTGAGCACGTCGGGGAACTCCAGCGTCCGCACGCTGAACGTCGCCGAGCAACTGGTCGTCCGGCCCGAGCCGTGGAAGTTCACCCAGACCTTCTCGATCGTGAACGGATACACGAGCGGGGTGGAGACCGTGAACACGCTCATTGCCGGCCTCAGGGCGGACCGCGCGGTGAGCGCGCGGCTCCGGGTCTACGCGCTGGGCGACTTCACCCGCAACCGGTTCGCCGGGATCGCGCGACGGTTCGAGGAAGCCGCGGGGCTCGCCTGCGGCGTCCTGACCGGCCCCACCAGCGTCCTGGACCTCGAAGCCGGCGCCGGTCGAATCGAGCAGGCCGGTGTGGCCGGACCGGTGCAGCAGTTCTGGACCGGGCGGCTGGCCGCGCACTACAAGCTCAACTTCACCAGCCGGGCGTTCTTCGAGCAGAAGGTCGAGTACCTGGCGGACGTCGAGAATCCCAAGAACATGCTGATCAACACCGAGAGCGCGCTGGCGGCGCCGATCTCCAACAACGTGGGCCTCAAGCTCGGCTACGTGGTGCACGTCGCCAACCAGCCGCAGCCGGGGTTCAAGAAGGCCGATACCATCCTCTCCGCCGGCCTGCAGCTCTCGTTCTGA
- the panB gene encoding 3-methyl-2-oxobutanoate hydroxymethyltransferase, with protein sequence MSAPTKDAPVTTRDFLVWKSAGRRIVTVTAYDALFGRLVDEAGVDCVLVGDSVNQVLAGEPSTLSATVEQMIYHARAVRRGVKRALLVVDLPFLSYQVSREEALRNAGRIMKETGAQAVKLEGGATMAATVQAMVEIGIPVMGHLGLTPQSVHALGGYRVQGREEETARRLESDAAALESAGAFSLVLELVPAALAGRITAARGIPTIGIGAGPACDGQVLVLPDLLGLNDGFEPKFLKRYASLAGEVRSAVARFGEEVRGGAYPDADHSF encoded by the coding sequence ATGTCCGCCCCCACCAAGGACGCCCCCGTCACGACCCGCGACTTCCTCGTCTGGAAGTCCGCGGGCCGCCGGATCGTCACCGTGACGGCCTACGACGCGCTGTTCGGCCGGCTGGTGGACGAGGCGGGCGTGGATTGCGTGCTGGTGGGCGACTCCGTGAACCAGGTGCTCGCCGGCGAGCCCTCGACCCTGTCGGCCACCGTCGAGCAGATGATCTACCATGCCCGCGCGGTGCGACGCGGCGTGAAGCGGGCGCTGCTGGTGGTGGACCTGCCGTTCCTGAGCTACCAGGTGAGCCGCGAGGAGGCGCTGCGCAACGCCGGCCGGATCATGAAGGAGACCGGCGCCCAGGCGGTGAAGCTGGAGGGCGGCGCGACGATGGCCGCCACGGTGCAGGCGATGGTGGAGATCGGGATTCCGGTGATGGGCCACCTGGGCCTCACCCCGCAGTCGGTCCACGCGCTCGGCGGCTACCGCGTGCAGGGGCGGGAGGAGGAGACCGCGCGACGCCTGGAGAGCGACGCGGCGGCCCTCGAGAGCGCCGGCGCTTTCAGCCTCGTGCTGGAGCTGGTGCCCGCTGCACTCGCGGGCAGGATCACCGCGGCGCGCGGCATCCCGACCATCGGCATCGGCGCCGGCCCCGCGTGCGACGGCCAGGTGCTCGTCCTGCCCGACCTGCTCGGCCTCAACGACGGCTTCGAGCCGAAGTTCCTCAAGCGCTACGCATCGCTGGCCGGGGAAGTGCGGTCCGCGGTGGCCCGGTTCGGCGAGGAAGTGCGCGGCGGCGCGTACCCCGACGCCGACCACTCCTTCTAG
- the folK gene encoding 2-amino-4-hydroxy-6-hydroxymethyldihydropteridine diphosphokinase, with protein sequence MSAVAAVALGSNLGDRAAILARARDAIGRLTATRVVAASAVEETAPLGPVPQGPYLNQMLKVETALGPWALLDALLGVERAEGRVRAMRWGPRTLDCDLVLYADQRVDLRDLRVPHPELPNREFWIRELKEIGMDPGWAVGSAQKAG encoded by the coding sequence CTGAGCGCGGTCGCGGCGGTCGCGCTCGGATCGAACCTCGGGGACCGGGCCGCCATCCTGGCCCGGGCCCGGGACGCGATCGGGCGCCTGACGGCCACGCGCGTCGTGGCCGCCAGCGCCGTGGAGGAGACGGCGCCGCTGGGCCCGGTCCCGCAGGGCCCCTACCTCAACCAGATGCTCAAGGTGGAGACGGCGCTCGGGCCGTGGGCGCTGCTCGACGCGTTGCTCGGCGTCGAGCGCGCGGAGGGCCGCGTGCGGGCGATGCGCTGGGGACCGCGGACGCTCGACTGCGATCTGGTGCTGTACGCGGACCAGCGCGTGGATCTCCGCGATCTGCGGGTGCCGCATCCCGAGCTGCCCAATCGCGAGTTCTGGATCCGGGAGCTGAAGGAGATCGGGATGGATCCCGGGTGGGCCGTGGGGAGTGCGCAGAAGGCGGGATAG
- a CDS encoding HD domain-containing phosphohydrolase, protein MTEPGRRPSVVDSIQTSDAYIRSAGRTFLVALYTVLRSLKLYPLENAQVQKSLDDLIAAVNGLLEREKEIELRVTGEFIFVNATRLRLDLDNYASFSHVLGILKAVGVGVVRASEGADRREWTTLLSLLLAVSVRDATVNRFFELITKLQEGGVTHIVVEPPVESEASEEEEERAKEHAKRTYQRSVAVTKEVINSVRMGRTASVKKVKRAVQAIVDQVLSAESALVGLTTLRDYDDYTFTHSVNVCIFAVALGRKLGLTKLQLYDLGMAALFHDVGKSRVPLEVLNKDGSLDEEEWRIMTAHPWLGVLTLFAMRGYGEIPYRSMITAYEHHMKSDLTGYPKTLRPRQVSIFSKIIAVADGFDAATSRRTYQTTPIQPDGVLKEMLENPKRGYDQILVKAFINLIGVYPVGTLIILDSYELAIVAASNPNPEFLHRPMARVVSDATGTVVYPGHVVDLSERDAGGNFLRSIIKVSNPEKYGIRVSDYFV, encoded by the coding sequence ATGACGGAACCGGGACGCCGGCCTTCCGTGGTGGATTCGATCCAGACCTCGGACGCGTACATCCGGAGCGCCGGCCGGACGTTCCTGGTCGCGCTGTACACCGTGCTGCGCTCGCTCAAGCTCTACCCGCTCGAGAACGCCCAGGTACAGAAGTCGCTCGACGACCTGATCGCCGCGGTGAACGGGCTGCTGGAGCGCGAGAAGGAGATCGAGCTGCGGGTCACCGGCGAGTTCATCTTCGTGAATGCCACGCGGCTGCGGCTCGACCTCGACAACTACGCCTCCTTCTCCCACGTGCTCGGCATCCTCAAGGCCGTGGGCGTCGGCGTGGTGCGGGCCTCGGAGGGGGCCGACCGGCGCGAGTGGACCACGCTGCTGTCGCTGCTGCTGGCCGTGTCGGTGCGCGACGCGACGGTCAACCGCTTCTTCGAGCTCATCACCAAGCTCCAGGAGGGCGGCGTCACCCACATCGTCGTCGAGCCGCCCGTCGAGTCGGAGGCGAGCGAGGAGGAGGAGGAGCGGGCGAAGGAGCACGCCAAGCGCACCTACCAGCGCTCCGTCGCGGTGACCAAGGAGGTCATCAACTCCGTGCGGATGGGACGGACGGCGAGCGTGAAGAAGGTGAAGCGGGCGGTGCAGGCGATCGTGGACCAGGTGCTCTCGGCCGAGTCGGCGCTGGTGGGCCTCACCACGCTGCGCGACTACGACGACTACACGTTCACGCACTCGGTCAACGTGTGCATCTTCGCGGTCGCGCTCGGCCGCAAGCTCGGCCTCACCAAGCTGCAGCTCTACGACCTCGGGATGGCGGCGCTGTTCCACGACGTGGGCAAGTCCCGCGTGCCGCTGGAGGTGCTGAACAAGGACGGCAGCCTCGACGAGGAGGAGTGGCGGATCATGACCGCGCACCCCTGGCTCGGGGTGCTGACCCTGTTCGCGATGCGCGGCTACGGCGAGATCCCGTACCGCAGCATGATCACCGCCTACGAGCACCACATGAAGTCGGACCTCACCGGGTACCCGAAGACGCTGCGGCCCCGGCAGGTGTCGATCTTCTCCAAGATCATCGCGGTCGCCGACGGCTTCGACGCCGCCACGTCCCGGCGCACCTACCAGACGACGCCGATCCAGCCCGACGGGGTCCTCAAGGAGATGCTCGAGAACCCCAAGCGCGGTTACGACCAGATCCTGGTGAAGGCCTTCATCAATCTGATCGGCGTGTACCCGGTGGGCACGCTGATCATCCTCGATTCCTACGAGCTGGCGATCGTCGCGGCCTCGAATCCCAATCCGGAGTTCCTCCACCGGCCGATGGCGCGGGTCGTCTCCGACGCCACCGGCACGGTGGTGTACCCCGGCCACGTCGTGGACCTCTCCGAGCGGGACGCCGGCGGCAACTTCCTGCGCAGCATCATCAAGGTCTCGAATCCGGAAAAGTACGGCATCCGGGTCTCCGACTACTTTGTCTGA
- the trpA gene encoding tryptophan synthase subunit alpha: protein MSEPAPAGLLAACWARLREAGRPGLVAYVTAGHPSPAETTAFLRGAPAAGVDVVELGVPWSDPVADGPTIQASTHAALAGGMTLGGALALLARAGRGAPTVIFSYLNPVLARGPARFAREARDAGAAGVLITDLPVGADDAVESALGSTGLPLVRLVAPTTSAARQAVIAARSQGFLYLVSRLGVTGASEGVSAALAPQVAALRATTRLPLAIGFGIATAEQAVAVARLADGVVIGSAVVACMARGGAPAALEWLRSVRAALDARG, encoded by the coding sequence TTGTCTGAGCCGGCGCCCGCCGGCCTCCTCGCCGCGTGCTGGGCCCGGCTCCGCGAGGCCGGACGGCCGGGCCTGGTGGCGTACGTGACCGCCGGCCATCCGAGCCCGGCCGAGACGACGGCGTTCCTGCGCGGCGCGCCGGCGGCGGGGGTGGACGTCGTGGAGCTGGGCGTGCCCTGGAGCGATCCCGTGGCGGACGGCCCCACCATCCAGGCCAGCACGCACGCCGCCCTCGCCGGCGGCATGACGCTGGGCGGCGCGCTGGCGCTGCTCGCGCGCGCCGGCCGCGGCGCCCCCACCGTGATCTTTTCCTACCTCAATCCCGTGCTGGCGCGCGGCCCCGCCCGGTTCGCGCGCGAGGCCCGCGACGCGGGCGCGGCCGGCGTGCTGATCACCGATCTCCCCGTGGGCGCCGACGATGCGGTCGAATCGGCGCTGGGATCGACCGGTCTCCCGCTGGTGCGCCTGGTGGCGCCCACCACGTCCGCCGCGCGCCAGGCCGTCATCGCCGCGCGCAGCCAGGGGTTCCTCTACCTGGTGTCGCGCCTGGGCGTGACCGGCGCGAGCGAGGGCGTGTCGGCCGCGCTGGCGCCGCAGGTCGCGGCCCTGCGGGCGACGACCCGGCTCCCCCTCGCGATCGGGTTCGGCATCGCCACGGCCGAGCAGGCGGTGGCGGTCGCCAGGCTCGCCGACGGCGTGGTCATCGGCAGCGCCGTGGTGGCGTGCATGGCCCGGGGCGGCGCTCCCGCCGCGCTGGAGTGGCTGCGCTCGGTACGCGCGGCGCTGGACGCGCGGGGCTGA